Proteins from one Niallia circulans genomic window:
- a CDS encoding MGDG synthase family glycosyltransferase yields the protein MEKKLLIISSDITGHGHKSITESLCEKVQTYQGVEIFVVDGFSLGKRLLLKIGQSYGPIIRNSEQLWKVIWKLSALKPHLVDNFIELLIRENFLKLLEDIQPDMILSVHPNFNGSILNILEKQKINIPFFTLIADLVNIFPLWADKRAHYIISPTYEAQTKCIEFGIPDEKIKVSGFPVRSRFFQKSCNQRKLYREGQSLTCLIMSGGEGVGNMKKIAENLLNHFECNVKIVAGKNVTLKTKLEMSLKAKYGDRVEIYGFTKNIQDLMLTSDIAFTRGSPNVMFEAIATNTPLIITGALPGQEEDNPSFAENFNLGVVCKKPKEIKDTLSNLLANNGEKLNKMIISQRNFINTKAAEDILQFILEVGEPYYEEAKEKLS from the coding sequence ATGGAAAAGAAATTACTGATTATTTCTTCTGATATAACAGGACATGGTCATAAAAGTATCACAGAATCATTATGTGAAAAAGTCCAAACGTATCAAGGTGTCGAAATCTTCGTAGTAGATGGATTTTCCCTTGGTAAACGATTGCTTTTAAAAATCGGTCAATCCTACGGGCCCATCATTAGAAATTCAGAACAGCTTTGGAAGGTGATTTGGAAGCTCTCTGCCCTAAAACCCCACTTAGTTGATAACTTTATCGAATTACTGATCAGGGAAAACTTTCTCAAATTACTGGAAGACATACAGCCAGATATGATCTTATCTGTTCATCCTAACTTTAATGGCTCTATCTTAAATATTTTAGAAAAGCAAAAGATCAACATCCCATTTTTCACCCTTATTGCTGACCTTGTGAATATTTTTCCACTTTGGGCAGATAAAAGGGCCCATTACATAATAAGCCCTACATATGAAGCACAAACTAAATGCATTGAATTTGGAATTCCAGACGAAAAAATAAAGGTTTCCGGGTTTCCAGTTCGTTCGCGTTTTTTCCAAAAAAGCTGTAATCAGCGCAAGCTTTATAGGGAAGGGCAGTCATTAACATGCTTGATTATGAGCGGTGGTGAAGGTGTTGGGAATATGAAAAAAATCGCCGAAAATCTTTTGAATCATTTCGAATGCAACGTTAAAATTGTAGCCGGGAAAAACGTCACGCTCAAAACAAAACTCGAAATGTCACTAAAAGCCAAATATGGTGATCGCGTTGAAATATATGGGTTTACAAAAAACATTCAAGATTTGATGCTAACCTCTGATATTGCGTTTACAAGAGGGAGCCCGAATGTTATGTTTGAGGCAATTGCCACAAATACACCACTTATTATTACAGGTGCATTACCAGGTCAAGAAGAGGATAATCCAAGCTTTGCAGAGAACTTTAACTTAGGAGTAGTTTGTAAAAAACCAAAGGAAATTAAAGATACATTAAGCAATTTACTCGCCAATAACGGCGAAAAGCTAAATAAAATGATAATAAGTCAACGGAATTTTATAAATACAAAGGCAGCGGAGGACATTCTTCAATTTATTTTAGAGGTTGGGGAGCCTTATTATGAAGAAGCAAAGG
- a CDS encoding metal-dependent hydrolase, with protein sequence MDTSSHIIMGLGLAALAHIDPVVANSDALSQAVLFGTVIGSNAPDFDYLYRMKGKGSYIRNHRSTSHSLFVLPLWSIAVSGIIYAFFQEASFLHLFLWTFLAVILHVFFDLFNVHGTQVLLPFSKKWIAFDSLPLVDPTILVVHLFGFSLLSFFPMGEVFLTIYLFIFLYVAVRAISTVLVKRNLHLHFQNSIRIKMIPRISLFQWDVIIETKEDFLFGVYAKSSLTIDHSLVKKITFPDLVSESKNHPLVADFLSSTQYAYPFVLKRKNGYLVYWKDLRFRTNKFFPILTIIAVSSDHKMNEGFIGTLYSLKQYKQVIKQLKNTAS encoded by the coding sequence ATGGATACGAGTTCACACATTATAATGGGCTTAGGATTAGCTGCACTCGCTCATATTGATCCCGTTGTCGCTAATTCTGATGCTTTGTCCCAAGCAGTCTTATTCGGTACAGTCATTGGTTCGAACGCACCAGACTTTGACTATCTTTATCGAATGAAAGGAAAGGGCAGTTATATCCGCAATCATCGTTCAACATCCCATTCTTTGTTTGTGTTACCTCTTTGGAGTATTGCTGTTTCAGGTATTATTTATGCCTTTTTCCAAGAGGCGTCGTTTCTCCATTTATTTTTATGGACTTTCTTAGCAGTCATTCTTCATGTGTTTTTTGATTTATTTAATGTCCATGGAACACAGGTCTTACTGCCGTTCTCGAAAAAGTGGATTGCGTTTGATTCGCTCCCATTAGTAGATCCAACTATTCTAGTAGTACATTTGTTTGGATTTTCCCTTCTGTCATTCTTTCCAATGGGTGAGGTATTTTTAACTATTTATCTTTTTATTTTCCTGTACGTAGCTGTTCGAGCCATCTCCACCGTGTTAGTAAAAAGAAATTTGCATCTCCATTTTCAAAACTCTATACGCATAAAAATGATTCCTCGTATTTCCTTATTTCAATGGGATGTCATTATCGAAACGAAGGAAGATTTCTTATTTGGTGTTTACGCAAAGAGCAGTCTTACTATTGACCATTCTCTTGTTAAAAAAATTACATTTCCTGACTTAGTGTCAGAAAGTAAAAACCATCCACTTGTTGCAGATTTTCTATCAAGTACCCAATATGCCTACCCATTTGTACTAAAACGTAAAAATGGCTACCTAGTCTATTGGAAGGATCTTCGATTTCGAACAAATAAGTTCTTTCCTATTCTTACAATCATCGCAGTATCATCCGACCACAAGATGAATGAAGGCTTTATCGGCACACTATACTCCTTAAAACAATACAAGCAGGTAATCAAACAGTTAAAAAATACGGCATCTTAA
- a CDS encoding ribonuclease H-like YkuK family protein — translation MAEKSWADRTFQNLQENSMTFDVVFQRIISFMARNPRGNYRLMIGTDSQVHPSHTTFITGIVIQNKGKGAWACIRKNIVPRKMLALHEKISYETTLTEEVVSLFTEERKNTMIDIVLPFIYNGATFSMEGHIDIGSGSRNRTSEFVNEMVARIESTGIEPKIKPDSFVASSYANKYTK, via the coding sequence ATGGCGGAGAAAAGTTGGGCAGATAGGACATTTCAAAATCTTCAAGAAAACTCTATGACATTTGATGTGGTGTTTCAGCGTATTATTAGCTTCATGGCGAGAAACCCTCGGGGAAATTACCGATTGATGATAGGCACAGATTCACAGGTTCATCCATCTCATACAACCTTTATAACTGGCATTGTCATCCAAAATAAAGGCAAAGGTGCATGGGCTTGTATTAGAAAGAATATTGTTCCAAGAAAGATGTTAGCATTGCATGAAAAGATTTCTTACGAAACAACATTAACAGAGGAAGTCGTCTCTTTATTTACTGAGGAAAGAAAAAATACGATGATTGATATCGTACTTCCCTTTATTTATAATGGAGCCACTTTTTCGATGGAAGGCCATATCGACATTGGTAGCGGTTCAAGAAATAGAACGAGTGAATTTGTTAATGAAATGGTTGCTCGGATTGAATCAACGGGAATTGAACCGAAAATAAAACCGGATTCGTTTGTTGCATCAAGTTATGCTAATAAATATACAAAGTGA
- a CDS encoding TerC family protein, with product MDILHQILSTYASFFDGEMWVKVLSDPVSWGLIGSLVILEGLLSADNALVLAIMVKHLPKDKQKKALTYGLFGAYFFRFLFIGLGVYLIKFTWIKVIGAAYLAWIVIQHFFLNNKDEEASGIKKDSWTVRMFGAFWATVISVELLDLAFSVDSILASLAVSDEIWILLLGGMLGILMMRTVAKLFLVLIEKVPELENTAFVLIGIIALKMFASIFGFELNHYVFFAILILAFIITFIIHFINKNKKLSEEVASSKE from the coding sequence TTGGATATTTTACATCAAATACTTTCTACTTACGCTTCATTTTTTGATGGAGAGATGTGGGTTAAAGTATTATCAGACCCTGTTTCTTGGGGATTAATTGGTTCACTTGTCATCCTTGAAGGACTTCTTTCAGCAGACAATGCGCTAGTGCTTGCTATCATGGTTAAGCATCTTCCTAAGGACAAGCAAAAAAAAGCACTCACATACGGACTGTTTGGAGCGTATTTTTTCCGCTTTCTATTCATCGGACTCGGAGTGTATTTAATTAAATTTACTTGGATTAAAGTAATTGGCGCTGCTTATCTTGCTTGGATTGTTATCCAGCATTTCTTCCTTAATAATAAGGACGAGGAAGCAAGCGGCATAAAAAAAGACAGCTGGACTGTTCGTATGTTTGGAGCATTCTGGGCAACTGTCATTTCCGTTGAATTGTTAGACTTAGCCTTTTCAGTCGACAGTATACTTGCATCTTTAGCTGTTTCAGATGAAATTTGGATTTTGCTATTGGGTGGTATGCTTGGCATTTTAATGATGAGAACTGTAGCAAAGCTGTTTTTAGTCTTAATTGAAAAGGTGCCTGAATTAGAAAATACAGCATTTGTGCTTATCGGCATCATCGCCTTAAAAATGTTTGCTAGTATTTTTGGCTTCGAGTTAAATCATTACGTTTTCTTTGCGATTTTGATTCTGGCGTTTATCATTACATTTATCATCCACTTCATTAACAAAAATAAAAAATTGTCTGAAGAAGTGGCTTCATCAAAAGAATAA
- a CDS encoding MalY/PatB family protein → MINNFDEVVNRRNTYSVKWDGGKMIKEMGLTERYDEDTIPLFTADMDLPVPHALVKALHQTVDNRIYGYSIFPDEYYEAIQYWFKKRHDWEIDRDHIVYSPGTVHAMNMAIRAFTEPGDGVIIQRPVYPPFTSAIEGNGRTVVNNPLSCDDNGYYTIDFADFERKASDASTKMFLLCNPHNPTGRNFRKDELQKLADICSKHQVLIVADEIHGDLIRRNEQFIPMAKIADNDSLITLTAISKTFNVAGLHCTNAIISNLKLRKQFLKTMGYQMASPFTISALIAVYREGEEWLEDLKVYIDGTMEIVKTFIDKNMPKVKVTIPEGTYIMWMDFSAYNITPEEVHDRIYNRANVLLEDGSMFGEEGNTYQRICIPSPRSIIQTALERMAKEFEDLQ, encoded by the coding sequence ATGATAAATAATTTTGATGAGGTTGTTAATCGGAGAAACACTTATTCAGTCAAATGGGATGGCGGTAAGATGATCAAGGAGATGGGTCTTACGGAAAGATATGATGAAGACACTATTCCTTTATTTACGGCAGACATGGATTTGCCTGTACCACATGCATTAGTCAAAGCATTACATCAAACAGTAGACAACAGGATTTATGGCTATTCGATTTTTCCTGATGAATACTATGAAGCAATTCAGTATTGGTTCAAAAAAAGACACGACTGGGAAATTGATAGAGATCATATTGTATACAGTCCGGGGACAGTGCATGCAATGAATATGGCTATTCGTGCTTTTACTGAACCTGGTGATGGTGTCATCATTCAGCGTCCTGTATATCCACCGTTTACTTCAGCTATTGAAGGAAATGGAAGAACGGTTGTCAATAATCCTCTTTCTTGTGATGACAATGGCTACTATACGATTGACTTTGCAGATTTTGAAAGAAAAGCAAGTGATGCTAGCACAAAGATGTTTCTATTATGTAATCCTCATAATCCAACAGGAAGAAACTTTCGCAAGGATGAATTGCAAAAATTAGCAGATATTTGTAGTAAGCATCAAGTTTTAATTGTTGCAGATGAAATTCACGGTGATTTAATTAGAAGAAACGAGCAATTTATTCCAATGGCAAAAATTGCAGATAATGATTCTCTTATTACCCTAACAGCCATCAGCAAGACTTTTAATGTAGCAGGTCTCCATTGCACAAATGCGATAATTTCAAACTTGAAGCTTCGCAAACAATTTTTAAAAACAATGGGCTATCAAATGGCTTCACCATTTACAATCTCAGCGCTTATTGCCGTGTATCGAGAAGGTGAGGAATGGCTGGAGGATTTAAAAGTATATATTGATGGCACAATGGAAATAGTCAAGACGTTTATCGATAAAAACATGCCGAAAGTAAAGGTAACGATACCTGAAGGAACGTATATTATGTGGATGGATTTTTCAGCGTATAACATAACGCCAGAGGAGGTTCATGACCGTATATATAATAGAGCCAACGTCCTGCTTGAGGATGGAAGTATGTTTGGGGAAGAAGGGAATACCTATCAGAGAATCTGTATTCCATCGCCAAGATCTATTATCCAAACAGCTTTGGAAAGAATGGCAAAGGAATTTGAAGACTTGCAATAA
- a CDS encoding glucose 1-dehydrogenase, whose translation MKFLDQVVIVTGASNGIGRSIAEHYLKEGAKVVFADIDEAASTEIINASNHPENAAFIKTDVRQEQDIIQLMEKTQQQFGKIDILINNAGKALFKSVYELTLDEWEDVIHTNLRSVFLCSREAAKIMKQNENGGSIVNMSSTRAYMSEPNTESYSASKGGIMAITHALANSLANDRIAVNSIAPGWIETKHYEDLRTIDHDQHLSKRVGKPADIARACLFLTNRDNNFITGTNLTVDGGMTVKMIYEED comes from the coding sequence ATGAAATTTTTAGATCAGGTCGTTATTGTAACTGGAGCAAGTAATGGAATTGGCAGGAGCATTGCAGAGCATTACTTAAAGGAAGGGGCTAAGGTAGTTTTTGCAGATATTGATGAAGCTGCATCAACGGAAATCATTAATGCCTCTAATCATCCTGAAAATGCAGCTTTTATTAAAACAGATGTTAGACAGGAGCAAGATATCATTCAATTAATGGAAAAAACGCAGCAGCAATTCGGAAAGATTGACATATTAATAAATAATGCTGGCAAGGCTTTGTTTAAGTCTGTTTATGAACTAACCTTGGATGAATGGGAAGATGTTATACACACGAATTTACGAAGTGTGTTTCTATGTTCACGAGAAGCAGCAAAAATCATGAAGCAAAATGAAAATGGTGGCTCGATTGTAAACATGTCTTCAACAAGGGCATATATGTCTGAACCGAATACAGAAAGCTATAGTGCAAGCAAAGGCGGAATTATGGCGATTACTCATGCGTTAGCAAATAGCTTGGCAAATGACCGAATTGCTGTTAACAGTATCGCGCCTGGCTGGATTGAAACAAAGCACTATGAAGATTTACGGACTATTGATCATGACCAGCATCTATCTAAAAGGGTAGGCAAGCCGGCAGATATTGCGAGAGCATGTCTCTTTTTAACTAATAGAGACAACAATTTCATTACAGGTACTAATCTAACAGTTGATGGCGGAATGACTGTTAAGATGATCTATGAGGAAGATTAA
- a CDS encoding DUF1796 family putative cysteine peptidase has product MSIQDLKGTYDAIYSLGDLCLASIQLRKFNLRPFAGPLDWMASNQLSEVSRLLSNKFTGYMELHNLKATGEYSTGINSTDPYLVITDTAYNIVSSHDFRADSNTFTNFPEYTKVKEKLDRRVERMLKFFEEGERILFVRTEASFADTLQLESAISSVVKNNYQILIINHKDRQDMEKKAWPIRNVTVVEMPEYEKWTNNDDYWEALFENIAVKEVED; this is encoded by the coding sequence ATGAGTATACAAGATTTGAAAGGAACATATGATGCTATATACAGTTTAGGAGATTTATGTCTAGCAAGCATCCAGCTTCGTAAATTTAATTTGCGCCCTTTTGCAGGACCACTTGATTGGATGGCCTCCAATCAACTTTCAGAAGTTTCTAGGCTGCTATCCAATAAATTCACAGGCTATATGGAGCTACACAACTTGAAAGCAACAGGTGAGTATTCCACAGGCATTAACTCAACTGATCCATATTTGGTTATTACAGATACAGCATATAATATCGTTTCAAGCCATGACTTTAGGGCTGACAGTAATACGTTTACAAACTTTCCTGAGTATACAAAGGTTAAGGAAAAGCTGGATAGACGTGTAGAAAGAATGCTGAAATTCTTTGAAGAAGGCGAACGTATCCTTTTTGTGCGCACAGAGGCTTCCTTTGCAGACACATTACAGCTTGAATCCGCAATATCATCTGTCGTAAAGAATAACTACCAAATCCTAATTATCAATCATAAAGACAGACAGGATATGGAAAAAAAGGCGTGGCCAATAAGGAATGTCACAGTTGTTGAAATGCCAGAGTACGAAAAATGGACAAACAACGATGATTATTGGGAGGCATTATTTGAAAACATCGCCGTCAAAGAGGTAGAAGACTAA
- a CDS encoding DUF1796 family putative cysteine peptidase, protein MKLNEIKGEYDAIYSLGENCLPAMKMRQFNLRPFAGPFDWVGIRYAHNVAKLIQTYFTGFLAEENLVPSGYASDSDLLVYDVENIISFNHDFKTDRNTIDSLMDLPSVQEKYQRRIARFIQNIQTNKRILFIRSEATIEEIIELQTVLKEVVKGEFTLLIVNHYPIDKLIEHECFIDNVCALCLPNEDIWDGNNTLWQHIFTDITIRPQ, encoded by the coding sequence ATGAAGCTTAATGAAATAAAAGGTGAGTATGATGCCATTTATAGCTTAGGTGAAAATTGCCTGCCAGCAATGAAAATGAGGCAGTTTAATCTAAGACCCTTCGCCGGCCCGTTTGATTGGGTAGGAATTCGCTATGCACATAATGTTGCAAAGCTTATCCAAACTTACTTTACAGGGTTTCTAGCAGAGGAAAATCTTGTTCCTAGCGGCTATGCTTCAGACTCCGACTTGCTTGTATATGATGTAGAAAATATTATTAGCTTTAATCATGATTTTAAAACAGATAGAAATACAATAGACAGCCTGATGGATTTACCGTCCGTTCAAGAAAAGTATCAAAGGAGAATCGCACGGTTTATCCAAAATATTCAAACAAACAAGCGCATCCTCTTTATTCGGTCAGAAGCAACCATTGAGGAAATTATTGAGCTCCAGACTGTGTTAAAGGAAGTAGTAAAAGGTGAGTTTACATTATTAATCGTGAATCATTATCCTATCGATAAGCTTATTGAGCATGAATGTTTTATTGATAATGTGTGTGCATTATGTCTGCCAAATGAAGACATTTGGGATGGAAATAACACACTTTGGCAGCATATATTCACTGACATTACCATCCGTCCACAATAG
- a CDS encoding NAD-dependent epimerase/dehydratase family protein, producing MKVVVTGGAGFIGSHLTDFLVKEGYAVHILDDYRSGYHEHDHPKVIVHKVDIRSKEARQIIETEKPQFVFHLAAQADVTLSIKNPCEDADININGTINILEGCRNANVEKIIFSSTSAVYGNLQKSVITEQDHTAPISYYGLSKLSAETYIQLYQTLYGLDYTILRYGNVYGPRQTAKGEGGVIAVFMDKIKAGTSLNIHGDGKQTRDFVFVEDVVKANLAAMKGGNNDIFHVSTNKPTSIKELASILLELHPAALDIIHTNSRTGDIKHSCLKNEKCANELDWNPAYNIVTGLEKTYQYYLQNKLPSN from the coding sequence ATGAAAGTAGTAGTTACAGGTGGAGCAGGTTTTATCGGTTCGCATTTAACAGATTTTTTAGTTAAAGAAGGATACGCGGTTCATATTTTAGATGATTATAGATCAGGTTATCACGAACATGATCATCCAAAAGTTATCGTGCATAAAGTAGATATTCGCAGCAAAGAGGCTAGACAAATCATCGAAACAGAAAAACCACAATTCGTATTCCACTTGGCAGCACAGGCAGATGTTACCTTATCAATAAAAAATCCATGTGAAGATGCAGATATCAATATAAATGGAACAATAAATATACTAGAAGGCTGCAGAAATGCAAACGTGGAAAAGATCATATTTTCTTCCACTTCTGCTGTGTATGGTAACCTTCAAAAATCTGTCATTACGGAACAAGATCATACAGCACCGATTTCTTATTATGGACTCTCCAAACTTTCCGCTGAAACATATATTCAGTTATATCAGACGCTCTATGGTTTGGATTACACGATCCTGCGCTATGGGAATGTTTACGGGCCAAGACAGACTGCTAAAGGTGAAGGCGGTGTGATTGCCGTATTCATGGATAAAATTAAAGCGGGAACAAGCTTAAATATTCATGGCGATGGGAAACAGACGCGTGACTTTGTTTTTGTAGAAGATGTCGTAAAAGCAAATCTCGCTGCCATGAAGGGCGGGAATAACGACATTTTTCATGTAAGCACAAATAAGCCAACATCCATTAAGGAGCTTGCTAGTATTTTATTAGAGCTTCACCCAGCTGCTCTAGACATCATTCATACTAACAGCAGAACAGGCGATATAAAGCACAGCTGCCTTAAAAATGAAAAATGTGCAAATGAGCTTGACTGGAATCCTGCATACAATATCGTGACAGGCTTAGAAAAAACCTATCAATATTATTTGCAAAACAAGCTTCCTTCTAATTAA
- a CDS encoding glycosyltransferase family 4 protein → MKILLATYWAIPHVGGVWNYMEQQKREMEKLGHEVDLLGFNEDSSAVYIINKDKAIEREKLLPLLEGKLTEEAYPELHVNALVKYTEFQRYIFELGAAYLGLAEYDVIHTQDVLAAASMARVLPEHTALVATLHGSVAHEIRHQLKNIHKSPTSYMARAYYDALERNGATAPDYTIVANNWLKNILMEEFNVPQEQLKVLHYGFDTDTFLEEMTKENTSLLIPQDKTVITYTGRLIEMKGVHHLIAALGKLKEDREDWVCWIIGEGDNQAELKKQVEELGIEDDVFFFGNRSDVPYLVSKTDIYVFPSLLENQPLSLVEAQIAGKPSIVSNAGGLPEMVKDGVTGLIYPAGDVKALYERLKLLLSSPEFQKIIGKNAQVWGLDHWSLSKGVQSILAVYEEAIAKNRKEESDVSMETDR, encoded by the coding sequence TTGAAAATACTATTGGCGACATATTGGGCTATCCCCCATGTAGGCGGGGTTTGGAACTATATGGAACAGCAAAAAAGAGAAATGGAGAAACTCGGGCATGAGGTTGACTTGCTTGGATTTAATGAAGATTCCAGTGCGGTTTATATCATTAATAAAGATAAAGCAATCGAACGAGAAAAATTACTGCCATTGCTTGAAGGTAAACTGACAGAGGAAGCATACCCAGAATTACATGTTAATGCTCTCGTCAAATATACAGAATTCCAGCGCTATATATTTGAGTTAGGAGCAGCTTATTTAGGGTTGGCAGAATATGATGTGATTCATACTCAAGATGTATTGGCAGCGGCAAGCATGGCAAGAGTGCTGCCGGAACATACAGCTTTAGTTGCAACACTGCACGGGTCAGTTGCACATGAAATAAGGCATCAGCTAAAAAATATTCATAAATCACCAACAAGCTATATGGCCAGAGCTTACTACGATGCTTTAGAAAGAAATGGTGCAACAGCTCCTGATTATACAATCGTCGCAAATAACTGGTTAAAAAATATTTTGATGGAGGAATTTAATGTGCCGCAAGAGCAATTAAAAGTCCTTCATTATGGATTTGATACAGACACTTTTTTAGAGGAAATGACAAAAGAGAACACGTCACTCTTAATTCCGCAAGATAAGACAGTCATCACATATACAGGGCGCCTTATTGAAATGAAGGGTGTGCATCATTTAATTGCCGCTTTAGGCAAGCTGAAAGAGGATAGAGAGGACTGGGTGTGCTGGATTATTGGCGAAGGAGACAACCAAGCCGAATTAAAGAAGCAAGTAGAAGAGCTTGGAATTGAGGATGACGTTTTCTTTTTTGGAAATAGGAGTGATGTTCCGTATTTAGTTTCGAAAACGGATATTTATGTGTTTCCTAGTCTTTTAGAAAACCAGCCGCTTTCATTAGTAGAAGCTCAAATTGCTGGAAAACCAAGCATTGTTAGTAACGCTGGAGGACTTCCGGAAATGGTGAAGGACGGGGTAACAGGCCTAATTTACCCTGCAGGTGATGTTAAAGCATTGTATGAACGATTAAAGCTGTTATTAAGCTCGCCTGAATTTCAAAAAATCATCGGGAAAAACGCACAAGTTTGGGGACTTGATCATTGGTCTTTATCAAAAGGTGTGCAAAGTATTTTAGCAGTGTATGAGGAAGCAATAGCAAAGAATAGAAAGGAAGAAAGTGATGTTTCCATGGAAACCGATCGTTAA
- a CDS encoding glycosyltransferase family 4 protein, translating into MKILLATYWIVPHVGGVWNYMNQLKKRLEAMGHEVDLLGYGEMHKYTYFVSEEKKIYNDDLLEEINNRLAEKQSIPYMADPVVTYCEKHRIGYELAISSLNLQMYDIIHTQDVFSTTSFGNLKLSGPRLIATLHGSVAHEMKDHLLYEHVTATSQIGCTYFDELEHTGATSAEVTIVANNWLKNILIDEFHVPEEQLTVLHYGFDIDSFLSRIDERDSNIYKPTDKQIILFTGRLVALKGVHILIEALKQLRGSIGNWQCWIVGEGEKLTELKLQAEKAGLEDYVFFFGSRDDIPQLLSKADIYVLPSMIENQPLSVIEAQIVGRAVIVSDAGGLPEMVVHGTTGLIVSKGNVDELRNSLYMLLVNKEYQSFLGKNAKDWGVKHWSLEVGVDNLLGIYDKGKS; encoded by the coding sequence ATGAAAATCCTGCTTGCGACATATTGGATAGTTCCACATGTCGGGGGTGTTTGGAATTACATGAACCAATTAAAAAAACGGCTCGAAGCTATGGGGCATGAAGTGGATTTGCTCGGATATGGAGAAATGCATAAATACACTTACTTCGTTTCAGAAGAAAAGAAAATTTACAATGACGATTTACTCGAAGAAATTAATAACCGCTTAGCAGAAAAACAAAGTATCCCTTATATGGCGGACCCAGTTGTCACTTATTGCGAAAAACATAGAATTGGTTATGAGCTTGCCATTTCCAGTCTTAATTTGCAAATGTACGACATCATCCATACACAAGATGTCTTTTCGACAACAAGCTTTGGCAACCTTAAGCTATCTGGTCCAAGGTTAATCGCAACATTACATGGTTCTGTCGCACATGAAATGAAGGATCATCTTCTATATGAACATGTCACAGCCACATCACAAATCGGCTGTACGTATTTTGATGAACTGGAGCACACAGGTGCAACATCAGCAGAGGTAACGATTGTGGCCAATAACTGGCTTAAGAATATTTTAATAGATGAATTTCATGTTCCAGAAGAGCAATTAACAGTGCTTCATTATGGCTTTGATATTGATTCCTTCCTGAGCAGAATAGATGAAAGAGATTCTAATATTTATAAACCGACTGATAAGCAAATCATTCTATTTACAGGAAGGCTTGTTGCTTTAAAGGGCGTTCACATTTTAATAGAAGCTTTAAAACAGCTGCGCGGATCTATTGGGAATTGGCAATGCTGGATTGTCGGCGAAGGAGAAAAGCTAACAGAGCTTAAGCTGCAAGCGGAAAAAGCAGGGTTAGAGGATTATGTTTTTTTCTTTGGAAGCAGAGATGATATCCCGCAGCTTTTATCGAAAGCGGATATTTATGTATTGCCAAGCATGATTGAAAATCAGCCATTATCTGTCATTGAGGCACAAATTGTTGGAAGGGCGGTTATTGTCAGCGATGCAGGAGGTTTACCAGAAATGGTAGTGCACGGCACAACAGGCTTGATTGTTTCAAAAGGGAATGTTGATGAATTGAGGAACAGTCTTTATATGCTGCTTGTTAACAAGGAATACCAAAGCTTTCTCGGGAAAAATGCAAAAGACTGGGGAGTTAAGCATTGGTCGCTCGAGGTTGGCGTAGATAACCTACTGGGGATATATGACAAAGGGAAAAGCTAA